CCAGGCGGTGAAAAACTACTTTGTATGTCATATCAATCATCTCGGCATATCTTAAATCATATTCTCTGTAGAAGAACTGGTTGATTTCCGGATAAGTGATAATCCATTTTTTCATATGCTGTACCGGGATCAGCATCACCTCGGAAGACTCATCAGTGGACGCAAAAACCTTACTGATCCCATCCTTAAAAATTGTTGAAAATGTCATAATACAACTCTGTCCCGGCCTTACAAAATAATAAACAAGTTCGCGGTCACTGCTCATCGTGTACACTTTCACCAAACCGCTCAAAACAATCGGGACATACTTCACCCGCTGGCCTTCCTGCATCAATTCTGTTTTGGGACCGAATTTCTGAACGATAGATTTCTCACGCAGTTCATCCTGGAAATCATTTCCAAGAAAGCGGAAAGGCTGCTCGATTGTAAAGTCGCTGCTCATGATTTTTTCTATAAAATTATATATTATATTGATAACTGCGGTTTTTAAATCATTATTTCTGACCCGTAAAACGTAAATATTAAAAAAACTATGCATTACAGAACTTGACTGTGAATTCGTTCATAACCTTCTATTTAATACTCTGGTAAACAGATAGATATTCACATTTCATTGTAAACAAACAGTTGATAGAACGTGAGAATTAAAAGCCGTTTTATTTGCTTTTAAGGATCTAATCGTAGTATTTTTACATCACCAATCAAGTCAGAATGCAGAGCTGAACGGAAGCTTAACAGCAAAAATTTCACGCTTAAAATCTTTAAAGATGCTCAGGAAATTTGAAAGTTAAGGCAATCAACTGGAAACCGAAAGGAAGAAGCTGAAAACCCGGAGACTCAAAATCCGATATTCTTTACTGATGCACGACTAAAAAGGCGAGGTACACACAGAGTTGAAAAAAGAAAAATCCGACAGGTACTTTCTCAATTAAAACTGGTGTACCGAATAAAAAGTGGAACTTACGAGGTGAAAGAAGGTTTTTACCAGTCTCAGAAGAAGACGATGTTGCAAAACTGAATCTTAAGTCTGCAGCAAACAGGTAAAAGTCCGGAATCACATCAACGTTGAAACTTAAAGTGTTTATCGATGAAACGATGATAAAAACGAACCGAAAGGCAGTTTTTTGGAATCAATATTTTTGAAGTCAGTACTTAAAGTTGAAGCAAGAAGTGAAGCTTAACTGATGATTCAGCAAATAGATTTGCAAATAATCCCCTTGCCGGACCATCAGTTTTTTTTATGCCCTTTTCAGAAAAGCAATTTTCTTAATTTTGCTTCATGATTCCCCAGCGCAAAATCATCCACGTCGATATGGACGCGTTTTACGCTTCCGTGGAGCAGCACGACAATCCGGAACTCCGCGGAAAACCCATTGCCGTGGGAGGCGGGCATTATGGTGTGGTAGCAGCGGCTAGTTACGAAGCCAGAAAATTCGGAATCCGTTCTGCAATGCCGGGGAGATTGGCGCTCGAGAAATGCCCCCACCTCATCGTGGTAAAACCAAGATTTCAGCGTTACAAAGAAATTTCGCAGCAGATCCGGGCAATTTTTTATGAATATACCGATTTGGTAGAACCACTTTCTCTGGATGAAGCGTACCTGGATGTCACTGAAAATAAAAAAGGAATTGAATCCGCCAATGATATCGCAAGAGAAATCAGACAAAGGATTTTCGAAGAAACGGGACTCACTGCTTCCGCAGGAATTTCGGTGAATAAATTTCTGGCAAAAGTGGCTTCAGATTATAACAAACCCAACGGACAGAAAACCATTCATCCAACACAAATCATGGAGTTCATGGAGGAACTTCCGATAGAAAAATTCTACGGCATCGGAAAAGTTACCGCCAATAAAATGCACGAAATGCACATCTTTAAAGGTGCAGACCTCAAGGAAAAGGCGCTGGAAGAACTCGTCCGTCTATTTGGGAAATCGGGAAACTATTATTATAATGTGGTGCGTGGAATTCATAAAAGTGAAGTAAAACCACACCGCATTCAGAAAAGTGTTGCGGTGGAAGAAACGTTCTGGGATAATCTCCTTGATGAAGATTCGGTTTTCAGGCAGCTTCAACTCATCAGTGAAGAACTCGAAACCCGGCTGGCGAAAAAAGAAATCAAAGGAAAATCTTTAACCCTGAAAATCAAGTACAAAGATTTCACCCAATACACGCGCAGCAAAACCCAGGAAGTATATTTTGACGGTTCTACGGATTTCTTTGAAACCGCGCAGAAACTCTGGGAACTGCGCCCTTTCGACAAACCCGTGCGCTTGCTTGGACTTTCACTTTCCAACCTCAACACCCAGGAAAAAAAACAGATTTCCGTTCAGCTCAAAATCCCTTTCGAAGAATTTGAGTGATGGAAATCTTCAGACCCATGCAATTCAAAAACAGAACTGTTGTCAGTATTGGTGCGAAGCTGGTTAAAAATCTTTCAGCAGCTTAATCTGGTTGCGGTAAAGCAGAACTTTTCCGTCGTTTTCAAGTTTTTTCAGAAGCCGGCTGATGACTACGCGTGAACTTGCAAGGTCATTCGCAATCTCTTCATGAGACACATTAATTACTGTTTTTCCGGATATTCTGGATTTTTCTCTGAGATAGTTGATAAGTCTCACATCCAGACCATTGAAAACCACCATATCCAAAGCCTTCAACATC
The window above is part of the Kaistella faecalis genome. Proteins encoded here:
- a CDS encoding Crp/Fnr family transcriptional regulator, coding for MSSDFTIEQPFRFLGNDFQDELREKSIVQKFGPKTELMQEGQRVKYVPIVLSGLVKVYTMSSDRELVYYFVRPGQSCIMTFSTIFKDGISKVFASTDESSEVMLIPVQHMKKWIITYPEINQFFYREYDLRYAEMIDMTYKVVFHRLDRRVMDYLQNKIEITGKNPVKVSHKEIANSLGTAREVVSRILKKFEHEGNVRQDVAGIEVVKSL
- the dinB gene encoding DNA polymerase IV, with amino-acid sequence MIPQRKIIHVDMDAFYASVEQHDNPELRGKPIAVGGGHYGVVAAASYEARKFGIRSAMPGRLALEKCPHLIVVKPRFQRYKEISQQIRAIFYEYTDLVEPLSLDEAYLDVTENKKGIESANDIAREIRQRIFEETGLTASAGISVNKFLAKVASDYNKPNGQKTIHPTQIMEFMEELPIEKFYGIGKVTANKMHEMHIFKGADLKEKALEELVRLFGKSGNYYYNVVRGIHKSEVKPHRIQKSVAVEETFWDNLLDEDSVFRQLQLISEELETRLAKKEIKGKSLTLKIKYKDFTQYTRSKTQEVYFDGSTDFFETAQKLWELRPFDKPVRLLGLSLSNLNTQEKKQISVQLKIPFEEFE